One Littorina saxatilis isolate snail1 linkage group LG1, US_GU_Lsax_2.0, whole genome shotgun sequence genomic window carries:
- the LOC138960126 gene encoding uncharacterized protein isoform X3 gives MSASFLCVLSAMFVCVSGHYPSYANFKCGLHLRTPDLGWRVQVTLLDLNTKMTPGCHLVSLHVIGDVIEKHGVCGREAPKVLYRTQHSSVDILLRTGLLSTWGDFQLLFTSYYDSTNGSCMRDDFRCNNGLCISTHLTCNGYNDCGDGSDEMLGGCDETVDDITSILVVCIITQVIVCFALGQCLFRRRLTLIRCSRRLGRKCARLCCTTCELCPLQANRLREEIFDRLLRGRNTDTDVLTCRLPF, from the exons ATGAGTGCTAGCTTTCTGTGCGTGCTCTCtgcaatgtttgtttgtgtgtctggaCATTATCCTAGCTACG CCAACTTCAAGTGCGGCCTTCACCTTCGCACGCCTGACCTTGGCTGGAGGGTACAGGTCACGCTTCTTGACCTCAACACCAAAATGACGCCAGGCTGTCACCTGGTCAGTCTCCATGTCATCGGTGATGTCATTG AAAAGCACGGTGTGTGTGGCAGGGAGGCACCCAAAGTGCTATACCGAACACAGCACAGCAGTGTCGACATTCTGCTGCGAACAGGCCTGTTGTCGACTTGGGGAGACTTTCAGTTGTTGTTTACCTCCTACTACGATTCAACGAACG GTAGCTGTATGAGGGATGATTTCAGGTGTAACAACGGACTGTGTATCTCCACTCACCTCACGTGTAACGGATACAACGACTGTGGCGATGGTTCCGACGAGATGCTGGGAGGCTGTGATGAAACTGTCGATGATATTACGTCCATCCTCGTCGTGTGTATCATCACCCAGGTTATCGTCTGCTTCGCTCTAGGCCAGTGTCTGTTTCGACGAAG GTTGACGCTCATACGATGCTCAAGACGACT GGGACGCAAGTGTGCTCGACTGTGCTGCACAACCTGCGAGTTGTGTCCCTTGCAAGCAAACCGTTTACGCGAAGAAATATTTGATCGGCTTCTCAGAGGTCGAAATACAGATACCGACGTGCTCACCTGTCGGTTACCTTTCTGA
- the LOC138960126 gene encoding low-density lipoprotein receptor-related protein 3-like isoform X2, with product MSASFLCVLSAMFVCVSGHYPSYEYLKKYCGRQMTFTHSLLLGYDRHTNIFPANFKCGLHLRTPDLGWRVQVTLLDLNTKMTPGCHLVSLHVIGDVIEKHGVCGREAPKVLYRTQHSSVDILLRTGLLSTWGDFQLLFTSYYDSTNGSCMRDDFRCNNGLCISTHLTCNGYNDCGDGSDEMLGGCDETVDDITSILVVCIITQVIVCFALGQCLFRRRLTLIRVLKTTGTQVCSTVLHNLRVVSLASKPFTRRNI from the exons ATGAGTGCTAGCTTTCTGTGCGTGCTCTCtgcaatgtttgtttgtgtgtctggaCATTATCCTAGCTACG AGTATCTGAAGAAATATTGCGGGCGCCAAATGACCTTCACCCACAGTCTGTTGCTGGGTTACGATCGTCACACCAACATTTTTCCAGCCAACTTCAAGTGCGGCCTTCACCTTCGCACGCCTGACCTTGGCTGGAGGGTACAGGTCACGCTTCTTGACCTCAACACCAAAATGACGCCAGGCTGTCACCTGGTCAGTCTCCATGTCATCGGTGATGTCATTG AAAAGCACGGTGTGTGTGGCAGGGAGGCACCCAAAGTGCTATACCGAACACAGCACAGCAGTGTCGACATTCTGCTGCGAACAGGCCTGTTGTCGACTTGGGGAGACTTTCAGTTGTTGTTTACCTCCTACTACGATTCAACGAACG GTAGCTGTATGAGGGATGATTTCAGGTGTAACAACGGACTGTGTATCTCCACTCACCTCACGTGTAACGGATACAACGACTGTGGCGATGGTTCCGACGAGATGCTGGGAGGCTGTGATGAAACTGTCGATGATATTACGTCCATCCTCGTCGTGTGTATCATCACCCAGGTTATCGTCTGCTTCGCTCTAGGCCAGTGTCTGTTTCGACGAAGGTTGACGCTCATACGAGTGCTCAAGACGACT GGGACGCAAGTGTGCTCGACTGTGCTGCACAACCTGCGAGTTGTGTCCCTTGCAAGCAAACCGTTTACGCGAAGAAATATTTGA
- the LOC138960126 gene encoding membrane frizzled-related protein-like isoform X4 → MTFTHSLLLGYDRHTNIFPANFKCGLHLRTPDLGWRVQVTLLDLNTKMTPGCHLVSLHVIGDVIEKHGVCGREAPKVLYRTQHSSVDILLRTGLLSTWGDFQLLFTSYYDSTNGSCMRDDFRCNNGLCISTHLTCNGYNDCGDGSDEMLGGCDETVDDITSILVVCIITQVIVCFALGQCLFRRRLTLIRCSRRLGRKCARLCCTTCELCPLQANRLREEIFDRLLRGRNTDTDVLTCRLPF, encoded by the exons ATGACCTTCACCCACAGTCTGTTGCTGGGTTACGATCGTCACACCAACATTTTTCCAGCCAACTTCAAGTGCGGCCTTCACCTTCGCACGCCTGACCTTGGCTGGAGGGTACAGGTCACGCTTCTTGACCTCAACACCAAAATGACGCCAGGCTGTCACCTGGTCAGTCTCCATGTCATCGGTGATGTCATTG AAAAGCACGGTGTGTGTGGCAGGGAGGCACCCAAAGTGCTATACCGAACACAGCACAGCAGTGTCGACATTCTGCTGCGAACAGGCCTGTTGTCGACTTGGGGAGACTTTCAGTTGTTGTTTACCTCCTACTACGATTCAACGAACG GTAGCTGTATGAGGGATGATTTCAGGTGTAACAACGGACTGTGTATCTCCACTCACCTCACGTGTAACGGATACAACGACTGTGGCGATGGTTCCGACGAGATGCTGGGAGGCTGTGATGAAACTGTCGATGATATTACGTCCATCCTCGTCGTGTGTATCATCACCCAGGTTATCGTCTGCTTCGCTCTAGGCCAGTGTCTGTTTCGACGAAG GTTGACGCTCATACGATGCTCAAGACGACT GGGACGCAAGTGTGCTCGACTGTGCTGCACAACCTGCGAGTTGTGTCCCTTGCAAGCAAACCGTTTACGCGAAGAAATATTTGATCGGCTTCTCAGAGGTCGAAATACAGATACCGACGTGCTCACCTGTCGGTTACCTTTCTGA
- the LOC138960126 gene encoding uncharacterized protein isoform X1 yields MSASFLCVLSAMFVCVSGHYPSYEYLKKYCGRQMTFTHSLLLGYDRHTNIFPANFKCGLHLRTPDLGWRVQVTLLDLNTKMTPGCHLVSLHVIGDVIEKHGVCGREAPKVLYRTQHSSVDILLRTGLLSTWGDFQLLFTSYYDSTNGSCMRDDFRCNNGLCISTHLTCNGYNDCGDGSDEMLGGCDETVDDITSILVVCIITQVIVCFALGQCLFRRRLTLIRCSRRLGRKCARLCCTTCELCPLQANRLREEIFDRLLRGRNTDTDVLTCRLPF; encoded by the exons ATGAGTGCTAGCTTTCTGTGCGTGCTCTCtgcaatgtttgtttgtgtgtctggaCATTATCCTAGCTACG AGTATCTGAAGAAATATTGCGGGCGCCAAATGACCTTCACCCACAGTCTGTTGCTGGGTTACGATCGTCACACCAACATTTTTCCAGCCAACTTCAAGTGCGGCCTTCACCTTCGCACGCCTGACCTTGGCTGGAGGGTACAGGTCACGCTTCTTGACCTCAACACCAAAATGACGCCAGGCTGTCACCTGGTCAGTCTCCATGTCATCGGTGATGTCATTG AAAAGCACGGTGTGTGTGGCAGGGAGGCACCCAAAGTGCTATACCGAACACAGCACAGCAGTGTCGACATTCTGCTGCGAACAGGCCTGTTGTCGACTTGGGGAGACTTTCAGTTGTTGTTTACCTCCTACTACGATTCAACGAACG GTAGCTGTATGAGGGATGATTTCAGGTGTAACAACGGACTGTGTATCTCCACTCACCTCACGTGTAACGGATACAACGACTGTGGCGATGGTTCCGACGAGATGCTGGGAGGCTGTGATGAAACTGTCGATGATATTACGTCCATCCTCGTCGTGTGTATCATCACCCAGGTTATCGTCTGCTTCGCTCTAGGCCAGTGTCTGTTTCGACGAAG GTTGACGCTCATACGATGCTCAAGACGACT GGGACGCAAGTGTGCTCGACTGTGCTGCACAACCTGCGAGTTGTGTCCCTTGCAAGCAAACCGTTTACGCGAAGAAATATTTGATCGGCTTCTCAGAGGTCGAAATACAGATACCGACGTGCTCACCTGTCGGTTACCTTTCTGA
- the LOC138960126 gene encoding membrane frizzled-related protein-like isoform X5: MSASFLCVLSAMFVCVSGHYPSYEYLKKYCGRQMTFTHSLLLGYDRHTNIFPANFKCGLHLRTPDLGWRVQVTLLDLNTKMTPGCHLVSLHVIGDVIEKHGVCGREAPKVLYRTQHSSVDILLRTGLLSTWGDFQLLFTSYYDSTNGSCMRDDFRCNNGLCISTHLTCNGYNDCGDGSDEMLGGCDETVDDITSILVVCIITQVIVCFALGQCLFRRRLTLIRVLKTTVSSV, from the exons ATGAGTGCTAGCTTTCTGTGCGTGCTCTCtgcaatgtttgtttgtgtgtctggaCATTATCCTAGCTACG AGTATCTGAAGAAATATTGCGGGCGCCAAATGACCTTCACCCACAGTCTGTTGCTGGGTTACGATCGTCACACCAACATTTTTCCAGCCAACTTCAAGTGCGGCCTTCACCTTCGCACGCCTGACCTTGGCTGGAGGGTACAGGTCACGCTTCTTGACCTCAACACCAAAATGACGCCAGGCTGTCACCTGGTCAGTCTCCATGTCATCGGTGATGTCATTG AAAAGCACGGTGTGTGTGGCAGGGAGGCACCCAAAGTGCTATACCGAACACAGCACAGCAGTGTCGACATTCTGCTGCGAACAGGCCTGTTGTCGACTTGGGGAGACTTTCAGTTGTTGTTTACCTCCTACTACGATTCAACGAACG GTAGCTGTATGAGGGATGATTTCAGGTGTAACAACGGACTGTGTATCTCCACTCACCTCACGTGTAACGGATACAACGACTGTGGCGATGGTTCCGACGAGATGCTGGGAGGCTGTGATGAAACTGTCGATGATATTACGTCCATCCTCGTCGTGTGTATCATCACCCAGGTTATCGTCTGCTTCGCTCTAGGCCAGTGTCTGTTTCGACGAAG GTTGACGCTCATACGAGTGCTCAAGACGACTGTAAGTAGTGTGTGA